The DNA region gaacttcacctctccAAGGACCTGATCGGGGATAGGGGCagttggcggcgccttatccacgtcttaAATTACTAAACCGGTCCCTTTGACccatcgtttgttattgttTGTTGCCTTTGATTATTGCTCTTTACcttcttctttacttttatctttatttttagttatttgtacgtattctatttattctatttgtatgTTGCAGGTTTCTCTAtttttgaagacctttctcgggccgagggactctttgaccgcactctcttctatgggtatgagccgtcgtctttcttccctccccagaccctgaccatagttttctatgagcgggatacactgggtatgatgataatgatgatgatgaatgagttagttttttccttaaatatcacatcaaatatcaaaagtttctctatcaatgataaaaaaaaaggcaaaaatttttttaataacaatGTGACACGTATTTCAAATAGCTTTTTcattggtatattttattaatgagcatataaataaaaaaaataataatagttttatttaagatatatataatgaggatttgagaatcatgcatatatttaataactttTCGAATTCTCGCCCTGctctaatatttaaaaatatgatgAGATACTCATAAAATAGGCTATTTACAACACAACTTGGCTAGACCTCTTAGCTAGACATCTGAAACCATGCACttttttgttttacttattttgtaTCATTTACTTAAAAAACTCTCAGTATCATAATTCATTGTTGATGCAAAGTGAAGGAAAAgaagtgtattttgattttttaaggttctatttattataaatttatacttttgATGAGATTTAATTCTCTACTTTTGGTTATATCGAAGTATatcaaaatggaaaaaaaaaatatttattattcttcatttgaaaagtatatatatagaagTGTTATACTAGTATTTGTGATTTAATAGCTGAGCTGGTACATTGCTGGCCAAGGGAAACTGTGAATGTATGACAGTAGGCCTGAATCAGTCTGCTTAAAGAGAATAAGAATTAATGTTAATATCACCATATTTTCTTACTCCATAATATTCTGGAGAATAATCTGCTCTTCTTGCTGGGCATTTAGCTTATTTTACTTCTCCCAGGTAATCATTTAGTcaattttattagttattacatttttcgttttttagattttgcctcatttaataaaaagttttaaaaaatgttaaaagaggCAAATTAAAAGAGTGGGAATATTATAGTTTGtctaatataattcaaatactTTTCATAATGTTAGTTTGATTATTGAAGATAGTTTAGATCATCTATGTGGACCAATCGctctattttcaaattttttttccatttatttttttcatagatCCCAAcgcaaattttaaaatcaaataattttaattgtgagtttttgaaaattctaaaatattgatatttaaaaagtatatattgagacgaatctaacaagatcccacataaatatgtttttcttatagatcgatgagaaatcataatcaaaatttaatactaaaatttgtaaattttatttgagaagaaTATATgaaaacgaagggagtatttgATTGTGAATCCTTTTGctaaaatcaatttgaattgcAATGGAattttcaagaaagaataaatatgaaaaaatgatTTCAAAAATTAATACATGACTTGACCTTATTTACTAGAGTAGAATTTGTTACATTTTCATGTTTTATCCTTTTTGTTCGCTAAAATAGCTAGCATCTATTTGATGTTACAATTTTTCTTAACGACCAGTAAAATAATGAAGGTGAAAAAATCATAGGTAGTTCGTTAGTAAAGCGATATAGTAGCCAAAAGGtgttataaaatttataaattttttataaattattttattttattaattttatgatGGTAATTGGCTTTGATTGATACTCATTTGAAatggaaaattaattaaaaatataaaactaaactTAAACTTACACTTTTGTAGGTCATTGAAGGCTTCAACTAACAAAATTAAATCTTGGATAATTGCAGAAATGGAGAACCAAAACAACTTAAAGAAACCCCTACTAagtacatcatcatcatcatcaacatctaGCCATCAAAACAACTTATCCAAGAGTCGAAAACAACTTCTCCGACGTTCAAAAAGTGCTCCTCTCATAGTATCCCTCCCTAAAGATCACTATCTAAGCAATAATCAAGATCCAAACCCGAACCCAATACCCGAATCCATCTTCAAAAAACTCCATCCAAGTTGTAGAAAAATAACTACATTTTTATCACTTTATCTTCTTATTGGTGCAATCACTTTTTACCTAATAAAAGATCAAATAAAAGGCAAAAAAACCACAAATACCATAATTGATGCTCTTTACTTTTGCATGGTAACCATGACTACCGTTGGATATGGTGATTTAGTCCCTCAAACTTCCCTAGCAAAATTCCTTGCATGCACCTTTGTTTTCTCAGGAATGGCCCTAGTCGGGCTAGTCCTAAGTCAAGGTGCAGATTATCTTGTCGAAAAGCAAGAAAAATTAATAGTCAAAGCTTTAAAAAAGCGAAAAAAACTTTacactaataatataataatgaaacAGATTGAAATAACAAGTAATGTTCGACACAAATGTATTGTGATTGGTTTGCTACTTATTGTTCTTATAATTTGTGGCACTATAATTTTGATAAAGGTTGAGGAATTAGACGTTATGGATGCTATTTATTGTGTTTGTGTCACAATGACTTCTTTGGGTTATGGAGATTATGGATTTTCGACGCAAAAAGGACGTGCTTTTGCAGTGTTATGGATTTTGCTTAGTACTATTTGTATGGCGCAATTGTTTTTGTACCTTGCTGAGCTTAGTTCTGAAAGGAAGCAAAATGCGATTGTTAAGAAGGTTCTTAAACGACAAGTGAGTGTTCATGATCTTGAGGCTGCTGATTTAGACGACGATGGAGTCGTTGAGTAAGTacttaatttgatttgatttgtttcTTTTCAATGTTATAGTCTTATAGATAGTTGCATGCTTTGTTTGTCAAACTTTTCATTTACTTTAAGAATTTGTGTCGGATTTTTGACGCTCAAATTAATATGGGTGGAACAATGTTTGGACGCTTTATTGTGAAccaaaaatttgtatttttcaaCCTGAATTTGAGGACGTATTTGTATTGGATATGAATTTTTGAGTCCAAGTAAAAACTTGCaagaataaattttgtttttcaatattttcaaaaaaaaaaaattattcttttgaagATTTTTCACCATGACTCGTGTGTTGCTTATTGAATCATAGTCTAGCATTGggcttatatgtaaatatacatatatcattatattttattaaagttgTCTTTATGCCTAATATACATTCAATACACACTTCTATGTCTTGTGAAAATTAAAGGTTctaaaatatcatcaaacacaagtattttcattttcattttcctttTGGAGATACGGCCTAATCTCTTATGCCATAATGTTACtgaattttctttaattttcagtCTATTTATTCCTCGTAAAATAGATGATTGCAATTATTCATTATATGAAGCAATAGAATCAGTTGTATACagattatcaattaaaaaaaaaaaaaaaaaaaaaactagaaccAACCAACTTTAAATCAAACCAACATTGTCCAAATTAAGTAGATTATTGAATTAAATTCCATGGAATGATTGATAAATAGAATGCATATGGTTGTAGCataatattaattaagtttGTTTCACGTGTAGTGCTGCTGAATATGCATTATACAAGTTGAAGGAGATGAGGAAGATTACTCAAAAAGATATATATCTTGTCATGAAAGAATTTGAACAACTTGATGTTCATCAGTCTGGAACTTTATCTGTATATGATTttgaaaattagttttttaattcaaaagaaagtgttttgaattgaaagaagataaatttttataataacttCCCCAAtaaattgatgattattggagtttgatgatattaaatatagtttttttatcttgcttataaaatttaattttttttatcttatttattttgttacaaTCTCGTTCATAGGCtctcaaattgaaaataaaagagacaaactaatatataaatgagtaagattgatttttaaattcaGTCATAAATTGGTTAATGTGTACATAAgccaaatgtttttttttttttttttaagataaagCCAAATGTTTATATAAAGGCCAAATTTACCCCTTCATCCCAAATAGAAattaggggtgtttggcaatttgTTGTTGGCTGTTGACCgttggttttttttgtttacttgtttgactagcTGAAAATGTTGGTTGTTTTGTTCGGTTTTAAAGCTTGAAAAGCTAGGTGTTTATGGAGATGTTTGATACATTTAGGTATTAtttattgattgtttattaaagaaaaagtagATCAGCAACAAGTCAAAAgctaataaaaaattctaactGGAGTAGCTTTTGTACTTTGCTTAAGCAACTTTTcaactagcttaaaagccatttaccatacacttttttggttgtttgaccaaccaacaagctTAAAGCCAAAGCCAAAAGTGAAAAACCAACGTAAAAGCTAACATCCAAACacctattgtttttaaaaagattttaatttgaatgtttttttgttttttaagttgCACCACATTATAGtaacacaaatattaagaaaatgataatattggTAAATATTCTCATTTCACCCGAAATTATGAACAATAAAATCATACTACATTTCAATGTGGTCCCGTGAGAGAAAACTGCATTAATTAAAGAGTTTCATATAAACTACAACTTTAGGTTTAGGCTTTTTACAAACAACaatctcaaactttttttttgcgAACAATAGCCTTTATATTTATGAACACAACAACGATATAACTACTTTGTCAGGTTCAAGTTAGATATCCTGTtaaatgacctttgactttaaataaaattcattaatttaacttaatttacCTAATTACCTCAATTAAACCCCTCTTTTCCAACTTCTCTCTCTACTCCTTCCACTTCACCACCATTCCCCCACCCCCAACACCACCACCAACAACTACCCTACTAAACTCATAAGTTAAAATCTATGAAGTAca from Amaranthus tricolor cultivar Red isolate AtriRed21 chromosome 3, ASM2621246v1, whole genome shotgun sequence includes:
- the LOC130807655 gene encoding two-pore potassium channel 1-like, which produces MLFANDIVLVAETKEEANSKLEECREALEGKGLRISRTKTEYLQCNFNGTELRARGDHRGRSYCMYVQVQIFGIGDSEILARKEGFGTEDRSNRNAYAEVDVWSLKASTNKIKSWIIAEMENQNNLKKPLLSTSSSSSTSSHQNNLSKSRKQLLRRSKSAPLIVSLPKDHYLSNNQDPNPNPIPESIFKKLHPSCRKITTFLSLYLLIGAITFYLIKDQIKGKKTTNTIIDALYFCMVTMTTVGYGDLVPQTSLAKFLACTFVFSGMALVGLVLSQGADYLVEKQEKLIVKALKKRKKLYTNNIIMKQIEITSNVRHKCIVIGLLLIVLIICGTIILIKVEELDVMDAIYCVCVTMTSLGYGDYGFSTQKGRAFAVLWILLSTICMAQLFLYLAELSSERKQNAIVKKVLKRQVSVHDLEAADLDDDGVVDAAEYALYKLKEMRKITQKDIYLVMKEFEQLDVHQSGTLSVQVRYPVK